Proteins found in one Amblyraja radiata isolate CabotCenter1 chromosome 15, sAmbRad1.1.pri, whole genome shotgun sequence genomic segment:
- the LOC116981378 gene encoding interferon-induced protein with tetratricopeptide repeats 5-like isoform X2 produces MGQLSEAQSYLDKLEVMCGPLTQGPHVKAMVPEVLGEKGWSLLSSRSRCCEEAKECFARALEEDPDNTEWNMGYATALYRLESISAIPENPEVSQSVRQLRRVLELDPGESVARVMLALGLQEFQQKAEANELVEEALRTSPDSPFMLRYAAKFYRIQRNVDKAIELLKKALEFTLHSPFLHHQIGMCYRNKLFSLLQYPSIGDPGVKAELISHCKHHFGTAFELKPSYVFAKLDFARICLMNDESDKAVEIYNDLRSLEDVAPDNKQAIELQLGLYELYHTKSESNAIHHFMEGLKIQRGTKYWKICYTKLEKIARRQINRNPDNSRAWGILGFLHREAGENSELSKASTSLQQWDALNYM; encoded by the exons ATGGGGCAACTCAGCGAGGCCCAGTCCTACCTCGACAAGCTGGAGGTGATGTGTGGCCCTCTCACACAGGGCCCGCACGTCAAGGCAATGGTGCCCGAGGTgttgggggagaaggggtggtctTTGCTGAGTTCCCGCTCACGGTGCTGCGAGGAGGCGAAGGAATGTTTCGCCAGGGCTCTGGAGGAAGATCCCGACAACACGGAGTGGAACATGGGCTACGCCACCGCTCTGTACCGTCTGGAATCGATTTCCGCGATCCCGGAAAACCCAGAAGTGAGTCAGTCGGTGAGACAGCTGAGACGGGTGCTGGAGCTCGATCCGGGTGAatctgtggccagggtgatgttggCCCTCGGGCTCCAAGAGTTCCAGCAAAAGGCAGAAGCGAATGAATTGGTTGAAGAAGCGTTGCGGACAAGCCCAGATTCTCCATTTATGCTCCGCTATGCAGCAAAGTTTTACAGAATACAGCGCAATGTTGATAAAGCGATAGAGCTGTTGAAGAAAGCCTTAGAATTCACTCTGCACTCTCCCTTCTTGCACCATCAAATAGGTATGTGTTACAGGAACAAGCTATTTTCTCTGCTTCAATATCCAAGCATTGGAGACCCAGGCGTGAAGGCTGAGTTGATCAGCCATTGCAAGCACCATTTTGGAACGGCATTTGAACTGAAGCCATCGTATGTATTTGCAAAGCTGGATTTTGCCAGGATCTGCTTAATGAATGATGAATCAGACAAAGCGGTGGAGATATACAACGACCTCCGGAGTTTAGAGGATGTTGCTCCAGATAATAAGCAGGCAATAGAGTTACAGCTTGGATTGTATGAACTGTATCACACCAAATCTGAATCAAACGCCATCCACCATTTTATGGAAGGCCTTAAAATCCAGCGCGGCACGAAATATTGGAAAATTTGTTACACTAAGTTGGAGAAGATTGCAAGAAGGCAAATTAACAGGAACCCGGACAACAGCAGagcctggggtatcctggggtttCTTCACCGAGAAGCCGGGGAGAATTCTGAA ctttccaaagcctccacatccttacaGCAATGGGACGCCCTGAACTACATGTGA
- the LOC116981378 gene encoding interferon-induced protein with tetratricopeptide repeats 5-like isoform X1 — translation MGQLSEAQSYLDKLEVMCGPLTQGPHVKAMVPEVLGEKGWSLLSSRSRCCEEAKECFARALEEDPDNTEWNMGYATALYRLESISAIPENPEVSQSVRQLRRVLELDPGESVARVMLALGLQEFQQKAEANELVEEALRTSPDSPFMLRYAAKFYRIQRNVDKAIELLKKALEFTLHSPFLHHQIGMCYRNKLFSLLQYPSIGDPGVKAELISHCKHHFGTAFELKPSYVFAKLDFARICLMNDESDKAVEIYNDLRSLEDVAPDNKQAIELQLGLYELYHTKSESNAIHHFMEGLKIQRGTKYWKICYTKLEKIARRQINRNPDNSRAWGILGFLHREAGENSEAVECYEKALRFDHGNDEYLSALRELRPST, via the coding sequence ATGGGGCAACTCAGCGAGGCCCAGTCCTACCTCGACAAGCTGGAGGTGATGTGTGGCCCTCTCACACAGGGCCCGCACGTCAAGGCAATGGTGCCCGAGGTgttgggggagaaggggtggtctTTGCTGAGTTCCCGCTCACGGTGCTGCGAGGAGGCGAAGGAATGTTTCGCCAGGGCTCTGGAGGAAGATCCCGACAACACGGAGTGGAACATGGGCTACGCCACCGCTCTGTACCGTCTGGAATCGATTTCCGCGATCCCGGAAAACCCAGAAGTGAGTCAGTCGGTGAGACAGCTGAGACGGGTGCTGGAGCTCGATCCGGGTGAatctgtggccagggtgatgttggCCCTCGGGCTCCAAGAGTTCCAGCAAAAGGCAGAAGCGAATGAATTGGTTGAAGAAGCGTTGCGGACAAGCCCAGATTCTCCATTTATGCTCCGCTATGCAGCAAAGTTTTACAGAATACAGCGCAATGTTGATAAAGCGATAGAGCTGTTGAAGAAAGCCTTAGAATTCACTCTGCACTCTCCCTTCTTGCACCATCAAATAGGTATGTGTTACAGGAACAAGCTATTTTCTCTGCTTCAATATCCAAGCATTGGAGACCCAGGCGTGAAGGCTGAGTTGATCAGCCATTGCAAGCACCATTTTGGAACGGCATTTGAACTGAAGCCATCGTATGTATTTGCAAAGCTGGATTTTGCCAGGATCTGCTTAATGAATGATGAATCAGACAAAGCGGTGGAGATATACAACGACCTCCGGAGTTTAGAGGATGTTGCTCCAGATAATAAGCAGGCAATAGAGTTACAGCTTGGATTGTATGAACTGTATCACACCAAATCTGAATCAAACGCCATCCACCATTTTATGGAAGGCCTTAAAATCCAGCGCGGCACGAAATATTGGAAAATTTGTTACACTAAGTTGGAGAAGATTGCAAGAAGGCAAATTAACAGGAACCCGGACAACAGCAGagcctggggtatcctggggtttCTTCACCGAGAAGCCGGGGAGAATTCTGAAGCTGTTGAATGCTATGAAAAGGCCTTGCGGTTTGATCATGGCAACGATGAATATCTCAGCGCTCTTCGTGAATTGCGCCCTTCTACTTAG